In Musa acuminata AAA Group cultivar baxijiao chromosome BXJ2-3, Cavendish_Baxijiao_AAA, whole genome shotgun sequence, the following proteins share a genomic window:
- the LOC103979883 gene encoding zinc finger CCCH domain-containing protein 24-like isoform X1, producing MADLSMSSRCLLPPAGSTPRIAEGSGGLEPIRGLVPADRSMCGGPGRLKSSASSSLSPSPTSQEEHQQRSLAAGMSRLTVEIDSFSLSLLDLAANNDVGALRLFLDRDPSAVDEVGLWYGRRKGSNRMVLEQRTPLMVAATYGSLDVLKLIVSLPSVDVNRVAGLDSTTALHCAASGGSLEAVDAVKMLLAAGADPALVDANGNRPADAIVVPPKLPDLKTGLEQLLGRSTNASGGSDNHHHPLRVMTSSPNSISPPLSLSPDEEGSPLSNSTSSPPMAKFPDLPPVVVSEKKEYPVDPSLPDIKNSIYSTDEFRMFSFKIRPCSRAYSHDWTECPFVHPGENARRRDPRKYHYSCVPCPDFRKGACRRGDMCEYAHGVFECWLHPAQYRTRLCKDGTGCSRRVCFFAHTNEELRPLYVSTGSAVPSPRSSSAAMEMAAAMGLMPGSPSSVSAVMSPFTPPMSPSANGLGHSSASWPQPNVPTLTLPASNLHSSRLRSSLSARDMPVDDLSVISEFDTQQLLSDLCYSRPSSSAGNRSIRTKTLTPSNLDDLFSSEIASSPRYNSDQGSIFSPSHRTAVFNQFQQQQSLLSPINTNVFPPKAVDAQHLPAHSPLLQASLNVSSPGLMSPRSVEPVSPMSSRLAMLTQRERQQQSLRSLSSRDLGPISSPIVGSPVNSSWSKWASPSGVPDWGVNSEELGRLRRSSSFELRGNGEEPDLSWVHSLVRESPTEKVVSVATAPTGPTGGAECLNSNVEMDGHEQAAVLGAWLEQMQLDQIVT from the exons ATGGCCGATCTCTCCATGAGCTCACGGTGTTTGCTGCCGCCTGCTGGTTCTACTCCTAGGATAGCTGAAGGATCCGGCGGTCTCGAGCCCATCCGCG GCCTAGTTCCGGCAGATCGCAGCATGTGCGGTGGTCCGGGCCGCTTGAAGTCCTCAGCTTCGTCTTCGTTGTCGCCGTCTCCAACCTCACAGGAAGAACATCAGCAACGCTCTCTCGCCGCAGGAATGAGTCGACTGACCGTAGAGATCGACTCTTTCTCCTTGAGCCTTCTGGATCTCGCCGCTAACAACGATGTGGGCGCCTTACGGCTGTTTCTGGACCGCGACCCGTCGGCCGTGGACGAGGTTGGTCTCTGGTACGGCCGAAGGAAGGGCTCCAACCGCATGGTCCTGGAGCAGCGGACTCCCTTGATGGTGGCGGCCACTTACGGCAGCCTCGACGTCCTCAAGCTCATCGTGTCCCTGCCCTCTGTGGATGTCAACCGTGTCGCCGGACTCGATAGCACCACCGCTCTCCACTGCGCTGCTTCCGGTGGATCTTTGGAAGCTGTTGATGCTGTGAAGATGCTCCTTGCGGCCGGTGCCGATCCCGCTTTGGTGGATGCAAACGGAAACCGCCCTGCCGATGCTATCGTGGTGCCTCCCAAGTTGCCTGATTTGAAGACTGGCCTTGAACAACTTCTTGGAAGGAGCACAAATGCGTCGGGTGGCTCAGATAACCACCACCACCCTCTTCGCGTGATGACCAGTTCGCCGAACTCCATTTCGCCGCCGCTTTCTTTGTCCCCTGATGAAGAAGGGTCGCCGTTGTCCAACTCGACTTCCTCCCCTCCGATGGCGAAGTTCCCTGACCTTCCTCCGGTGGTCGTGTCCGAGAAGAAGGAATATCCAGTGGACCCATCTCTCCCGGACATCAAGAACAGCATCTACTCCACAGATGAGTTCCGCATGTTCTCGTTTAAGATCCGCCCGTGTTCTCGGGCATACTCCCATGACTGGACCGAGTGCCCCTTCGTCCATCCGGGTGAGAATGCCCGCCGGCGTGACCCCAGGAAATACCACTACAGCTGCGTCCCGTGCCCTGACTTCCGGAAGGGGGCCTGTCGGAGGGGAGACATGTGCGAGTATGCACATGGGGTGTTCGAGTGTTGGCTTCACCCGGCACAATATCGCACGAGGCTCTGCAAGGACGGGACGGGCTGCTCTCGCAGGGTCTGTTTCTTTGCGCACACGAACGAGGAGCTTCGTCCGCTTTATGTGTCTACTGGCTCGGCTGTGCCCTCTCCCCGGTCATCCTCTGCTGCAATGGAGATGGCTGCAGCGATGGGGCTCATGCCTGGGTCACCATCCTCGGTCTCTGCTGTTATGTCACCTTTTACACCGCCCATGTCACCGTCAGCTAATGGCCTTGGCCACTCTTCAGCGTCTTGGCCGCAGCCAAATGTGCCTACATTGACTCTACCTGCAAGCAATCTTCACTCAAGCAGGCTGCGCTCGTCTCTCAGTGCAAGGGACATGCCAGTGGATGACCTCTCAGTAATCTCTGAGTTTGATACCCAACAGCTACTTAGTGACCTGTGCTACTCCCGTCCAAGTTCATCTGCAGGGAATCGGTCCATCAGAACCAAAACCTTGACTCCTTCAAACCTTGATGACCTTTTTTCGTCTGAGATAGCCTCATCACCAAGGTATAATTCTGACCAGGGTAGTATTTTTTCTCCATCTCACAGGACCGCTGTATTCAATCAGTTCCAGCAGCAGCAGAGCCTCCTCTCTCCAATCAACACAAATGTGTTCCCCCCGAAGGCTGTCGATGCTCAACATCTGCCTGCCCATTCACCTCTCTTACAGGCCTCGCTCAATGTCTCTTCTCCTGGACTCATGTCTCCACGAAGTGTTGAACCTGTTTCTCCAATGAGTTCGCGCCTAGCGATGTTAACccagagggagaggcagcagcagtcaCTCCGAAGCCTGAGCTCTCGTGATCTTGGTCCCATTTCATCTCCGATCGTAGGTTCTCCTGTTAACTCATCGTGGTCGAAGTGGGCGTCTCCTTCTGGTGTTCCTGATTGGGGAGTTAACAGTGAAGAACTGGGACGTCTTAGGCGATCGTCTTCCTTTGAGTTGCGAGGAAATGGGGAGGAACCTGATCTTTCATGGGTACACTCACTGGTGAGGGAATCGCCAACTGAGAAAGTGGTATCTGTTGCCACGGCTCCTACCGGTCCTACTGGTGGTGCTGAGTGTTTGAATTCAAACGTTGAGATGGATGGGCATGAACAAGCTGCGGTACTTGGTGCATGGCTTGAACAGATGCAGCTCGATCAGATAGTAACCTAG
- the LOC103979883 gene encoding zinc finger CCCH domain-containing protein 24-like isoform X2, with protein MCGGPGRLKSSASSSLSPSPTSQEEHQQRSLAAGMSRLTVEIDSFSLSLLDLAANNDVGALRLFLDRDPSAVDEVGLWYGRRKGSNRMVLEQRTPLMVAATYGSLDVLKLIVSLPSVDVNRVAGLDSTTALHCAASGGSLEAVDAVKMLLAAGADPALVDANGNRPADAIVVPPKLPDLKTGLEQLLGRSTNASGGSDNHHHPLRVMTSSPNSISPPLSLSPDEEGSPLSNSTSSPPMAKFPDLPPVVVSEKKEYPVDPSLPDIKNSIYSTDEFRMFSFKIRPCSRAYSHDWTECPFVHPGENARRRDPRKYHYSCVPCPDFRKGACRRGDMCEYAHGVFECWLHPAQYRTRLCKDGTGCSRRVCFFAHTNEELRPLYVSTGSAVPSPRSSSAAMEMAAAMGLMPGSPSSVSAVMSPFTPPMSPSANGLGHSSASWPQPNVPTLTLPASNLHSSRLRSSLSARDMPVDDLSVISEFDTQQLLSDLCYSRPSSSAGNRSIRTKTLTPSNLDDLFSSEIASSPRYNSDQGSIFSPSHRTAVFNQFQQQQSLLSPINTNVFPPKAVDAQHLPAHSPLLQASLNVSSPGLMSPRSVEPVSPMSSRLAMLTQRERQQQSLRSLSSRDLGPISSPIVGSPVNSSWSKWASPSGVPDWGVNSEELGRLRRSSSFELRGNGEEPDLSWVHSLVRESPTEKVVSVATAPTGPTGGAECLNSNVEMDGHEQAAVLGAWLEQMQLDQIVT; from the coding sequence ATGTGCGGTGGTCCGGGCCGCTTGAAGTCCTCAGCTTCGTCTTCGTTGTCGCCGTCTCCAACCTCACAGGAAGAACATCAGCAACGCTCTCTCGCCGCAGGAATGAGTCGACTGACCGTAGAGATCGACTCTTTCTCCTTGAGCCTTCTGGATCTCGCCGCTAACAACGATGTGGGCGCCTTACGGCTGTTTCTGGACCGCGACCCGTCGGCCGTGGACGAGGTTGGTCTCTGGTACGGCCGAAGGAAGGGCTCCAACCGCATGGTCCTGGAGCAGCGGACTCCCTTGATGGTGGCGGCCACTTACGGCAGCCTCGACGTCCTCAAGCTCATCGTGTCCCTGCCCTCTGTGGATGTCAACCGTGTCGCCGGACTCGATAGCACCACCGCTCTCCACTGCGCTGCTTCCGGTGGATCTTTGGAAGCTGTTGATGCTGTGAAGATGCTCCTTGCGGCCGGTGCCGATCCCGCTTTGGTGGATGCAAACGGAAACCGCCCTGCCGATGCTATCGTGGTGCCTCCCAAGTTGCCTGATTTGAAGACTGGCCTTGAACAACTTCTTGGAAGGAGCACAAATGCGTCGGGTGGCTCAGATAACCACCACCACCCTCTTCGCGTGATGACCAGTTCGCCGAACTCCATTTCGCCGCCGCTTTCTTTGTCCCCTGATGAAGAAGGGTCGCCGTTGTCCAACTCGACTTCCTCCCCTCCGATGGCGAAGTTCCCTGACCTTCCTCCGGTGGTCGTGTCCGAGAAGAAGGAATATCCAGTGGACCCATCTCTCCCGGACATCAAGAACAGCATCTACTCCACAGATGAGTTCCGCATGTTCTCGTTTAAGATCCGCCCGTGTTCTCGGGCATACTCCCATGACTGGACCGAGTGCCCCTTCGTCCATCCGGGTGAGAATGCCCGCCGGCGTGACCCCAGGAAATACCACTACAGCTGCGTCCCGTGCCCTGACTTCCGGAAGGGGGCCTGTCGGAGGGGAGACATGTGCGAGTATGCACATGGGGTGTTCGAGTGTTGGCTTCACCCGGCACAATATCGCACGAGGCTCTGCAAGGACGGGACGGGCTGCTCTCGCAGGGTCTGTTTCTTTGCGCACACGAACGAGGAGCTTCGTCCGCTTTATGTGTCTACTGGCTCGGCTGTGCCCTCTCCCCGGTCATCCTCTGCTGCAATGGAGATGGCTGCAGCGATGGGGCTCATGCCTGGGTCACCATCCTCGGTCTCTGCTGTTATGTCACCTTTTACACCGCCCATGTCACCGTCAGCTAATGGCCTTGGCCACTCTTCAGCGTCTTGGCCGCAGCCAAATGTGCCTACATTGACTCTACCTGCAAGCAATCTTCACTCAAGCAGGCTGCGCTCGTCTCTCAGTGCAAGGGACATGCCAGTGGATGACCTCTCAGTAATCTCTGAGTTTGATACCCAACAGCTACTTAGTGACCTGTGCTACTCCCGTCCAAGTTCATCTGCAGGGAATCGGTCCATCAGAACCAAAACCTTGACTCCTTCAAACCTTGATGACCTTTTTTCGTCTGAGATAGCCTCATCACCAAGGTATAATTCTGACCAGGGTAGTATTTTTTCTCCATCTCACAGGACCGCTGTATTCAATCAGTTCCAGCAGCAGCAGAGCCTCCTCTCTCCAATCAACACAAATGTGTTCCCCCCGAAGGCTGTCGATGCTCAACATCTGCCTGCCCATTCACCTCTCTTACAGGCCTCGCTCAATGTCTCTTCTCCTGGACTCATGTCTCCACGAAGTGTTGAACCTGTTTCTCCAATGAGTTCGCGCCTAGCGATGTTAACccagagggagaggcagcagcagtcaCTCCGAAGCCTGAGCTCTCGTGATCTTGGTCCCATTTCATCTCCGATCGTAGGTTCTCCTGTTAACTCATCGTGGTCGAAGTGGGCGTCTCCTTCTGGTGTTCCTGATTGGGGAGTTAACAGTGAAGAACTGGGACGTCTTAGGCGATCGTCTTCCTTTGAGTTGCGAGGAAATGGGGAGGAACCTGATCTTTCATGGGTACACTCACTGGTGAGGGAATCGCCAACTGAGAAAGTGGTATCTGTTGCCACGGCTCCTACCGGTCCTACTGGTGGTGCTGAGTGTTTGAATTCAAACGTTGAGATGGATGGGCATGAACAAGCTGCGGTACTTGGTGCATGGCTTGAACAGATGCAGCTCGATCAGATAGTAACCTAG